The Mastacembelus armatus chromosome 9, fMasArm1.2, whole genome shotgun sequence genome contains a region encoding:
- the surf4l gene encoding surfeit 4, like, translating into MGHGDLMSRAEDVADQFLRTTKHHLPHVARLCLVSTFLEDGVRMWFQWGEQSEYIDSTWGCGRFLANIFVLLNLLGQLGGCVLILSRNFVQYSCFALFTIIALQTVAYSILWDLKFLMRNLALSGGLLLLLAECRGEVRTVFAGVPSLGHQSSPKHLLQLGGRVLLILMFMTLLHFDLSLFSILQNLVGTALIVLVAVGFKTKLAALTLVAWLLCINFTFNAFWTIPSYKPMHDFLKYDFFQTTSVIGGLLLVVALGPGGVSMDEKKEW; encoded by the exons ATGGGACACGGAGACCTGATGAGCCGGGCCGAGGACGTGGCGGACCAG TTCCTGCGGACCACCAAGCACCACCTCCCCCACGTGGCCCGGCTCTGTCTGGTCAGCACCTTCCTGGAAGACGGGGTCCGGATGTGGTTCCAATGGGGGGAGCAGAGCGAATACATTGACTCCACCTGGGGCTGTGGACGCTTCCTCGCCAACATCTTCGTCCTGCTCAACCTGCTGGGGCAGCTGG GCGGCTGCGTGTTGATCCTCAGCAGAAACTTTGTCCAGTACTCCTGCTTCGCTCTGTTCACCATCATCGCcctgcag ACGGTGGCCTACAGCATCCTGTGGGACCTCAAGTTCCTAATGAG GAACCTGGCGCTGAGCGGgggcctcctcctcctgctggcCGAGTGTCGGGGGGAGGTTCGGACTGTGTTTGCAGGAGTTCCTTCTCTGGGCCACCAGAGCTCCCCGAAGCACCTCCTGCAGCTGGGAGGAAGGGTGCTCCTCATCCTCATGTTCATGACGCTGCTGCACTTTGACCTCAGCCTGTTCAGT ATCCTACAGAACCTGGTGGGGACGGCGCTGATCGTCCTGGTGGCCGTGGGCTTCAAGACCAAGCTGGCGGCACTGACTCTGGTGGCCTGGCTGCTCTGCATCAACTTCACCTTCAACGCCTTCTGGACCATCCCCTCGTACAAGCCCATGCACGACTTCCTCAAGTACGACTTCTTCCAGACCACGTCGGTGATCGGAggcctgctgctggtggtggccCTGGGGCCTGGGGGGGTCTCTATGGACGAAAAGAAGGAGTGGTGA
- the ciz1b gene encoding cdkn1a interacting zinc finger protein 1b isoform X1, with protein sequence MGKQQRRTDRCFLHSPGNAVSRVQFPVGPVQKRQPPPQQVSGRKWAGPGTGSADSWPCSSSSTTTEKERGDPGPAGGLGELESKRAKLDGSEEAVLLTNKEKDQGSCGQPGSNSCSAGEAVLAKVPAPDQQRAAEHSEDSRAAELQTVGSLKVTIQRSSESREFGQTDRTADRQTGGLHCHVCDLSCSSLQVFQEHMSGSGHLKKLQQITHSICITTNTLQQRGRRPAAQRWCDTCQIHFSGNVIVHRRTEQHKMCKQLCRPFCPVCRRHFRTPRKFVEHMKSPEHKQQVQLEDAQEEELITVDAVGCFEGEEEEEEGVVVADEDDEESEEKVSETVDPEGTDNDVHGSSFVVPVSGFLCRLCNKFFSRESTARHTHCRTRTHTLKLQSHRAQGRNSGCEGGTRTEGADLTCVPQCTCVPR encoded by the exons ATGGGCAAACAGCAGCGGAGGACAGACAG GTGTTTTCTACATTCACCAGGTAACGCTGTGTCGCGGGTTCAGTTCCCTGTTGGCCCTGTACAGAAGAGGCAGCCTCCACCTCAGCAG GTGTCAGGCAGGAAGTGGGCAGGACCAGGTACAGGAAGTGCTGACAGCTGGccgtgcagcagcagctccaccaccacagagaaagagagaggagaccCAGGACCTGCCGGAGGTTTAGGAGAGTTGGAGTCCAAGAGAGCAAAGCTGGACGG ATCTGAGGAGGCTGTACTTCTGACCAATAAAGAGAAAGACCAGGGCTCATGTGGTCAACCAGGAAGCAATAGCTGCTCTGCAGGAG AGGCTGTTTTGGCCAAAGTTCCTGCTCCAGACCAGCAGCGGGCAGCAGAGCACAGTGAGGACAGCAGAGCTGCTGAG ctgcagacCGTGGGGTCACTAAAGGTCACCATCCAGCGGagcagtgagagcagagagtTTGGACAGACGGAcagaacagcagacagacagacaggtggactcCACTGTCACGTCTGCGACCTCAGCTGTAGCTCTCTGCAG gtgTTTCAGGAACACATGTCAGGATCAGGACACCTGAAGAAATTGCAGCAGATCACACACTCCATCTGCATtaccacaaacacactgcagcaaaG GGGGCGCCGTCCTGCCGCTCAGCGCTGGTGTGACACCTGTCAGATTCACTTCAGTGGCAACGTGATTGTTCACCGACGCACCGAACAGCACAAG ATGTGTAAGCAGCTGTGCCGGCCCTTCTGTCCCGTGTGTAGACGTCACTTCAGGACTCCCAGGAAGTTTGTGGAGCACATGAAGTCTCcagaacacaaacagcag GTGCAGCTGGAGGACGCTCAGGAGGAGGAGCTCATCACTGTGGACGCTGTCGGCTGCTtcgagggggaggaggaggaggaggagggagtagTGGTTGCTGATGAAGACGACGAGGAGTCAGAGGAGAAAGTGTCGGAG ACGGTGGATCCTGAGGGAACGGACAATGACGTCCACG GAAGCAGTTTTGTGGTTCCTGTGTCCGGCTTCCTGTGTCGACTCTGCAACAAGTTTTTCTCCAGAGAGTCGACAGcacgacacacacactgcaggacacgcacacacaccctcaaacTGCAG agccACAGAGCTCAGGGCAGAAACTCTGGCTGTGAAGGAGGAACGAGGACAGAAGGCGCTGACCTGACCTGCGTCCCACAATGCACCTGTGTGCCCAGGTGA
- the ciz1b gene encoding cdkn1a interacting zinc finger protein 1b isoform X2 has protein sequence MGKQQRRTDRCFLHSPGNAVSRVQFPVGPVQKRQPPPQQVSGRKWAGPGTGSADSWPCSSSSTTTEKERGDPGPAGGLGELESKRAKLDGSEEAVLLTNKEKDQGSCGQPGSNSCSAGEAVLAKVPAPDQQRAAEHSEDSRAAELQTVGSLKVTIQRSSESREFGQTDRTADRQTGGLHCHVCDLSCSSLQVFQEHMSGSGHLKKLQQITHSICITTNTLQQRGRRPAAQRWCDTCQIHFSGNVIVHRRTEQHKMCKQLCRPFCPVCRRHFRTPRKFVEHMKSPEHKQQVQLEDAQEEELITVDAVGCFEGEEEEEEGVVVADEDDEESEEKVSETVDPEGTDNDVHECCKI, from the exons ATGGGCAAACAGCAGCGGAGGACAGACAG GTGTTTTCTACATTCACCAGGTAACGCTGTGTCGCGGGTTCAGTTCCCTGTTGGCCCTGTACAGAAGAGGCAGCCTCCACCTCAGCAG GTGTCAGGCAGGAAGTGGGCAGGACCAGGTACAGGAAGTGCTGACAGCTGGccgtgcagcagcagctccaccaccacagagaaagagagaggagaccCAGGACCTGCCGGAGGTTTAGGAGAGTTGGAGTCCAAGAGAGCAAAGCTGGACGG ATCTGAGGAGGCTGTACTTCTGACCAATAAAGAGAAAGACCAGGGCTCATGTGGTCAACCAGGAAGCAATAGCTGCTCTGCAGGAG AGGCTGTTTTGGCCAAAGTTCCTGCTCCAGACCAGCAGCGGGCAGCAGAGCACAGTGAGGACAGCAGAGCTGCTGAG ctgcagacCGTGGGGTCACTAAAGGTCACCATCCAGCGGagcagtgagagcagagagtTTGGACAGACGGAcagaacagcagacagacagacaggtggactcCACTGTCACGTCTGCGACCTCAGCTGTAGCTCTCTGCAG gtgTTTCAGGAACACATGTCAGGATCAGGACACCTGAAGAAATTGCAGCAGATCACACACTCCATCTGCATtaccacaaacacactgcagcaaaG GGGGCGCCGTCCTGCCGCTCAGCGCTGGTGTGACACCTGTCAGATTCACTTCAGTGGCAACGTGATTGTTCACCGACGCACCGAACAGCACAAG ATGTGTAAGCAGCTGTGCCGGCCCTTCTGTCCCGTGTGTAGACGTCACTTCAGGACTCCCAGGAAGTTTGTGGAGCACATGAAGTCTCcagaacacaaacagcag GTGCAGCTGGAGGACGCTCAGGAGGAGGAGCTCATCACTGTGGACGCTGTCGGCTGCTtcgagggggaggaggaggaggaggagggagtagTGGTTGCTGATGAAGACGACGAGGAGTCAGAGGAGAAAGTGTCGGAG ACGGTGGATCCTGAGGGAACGGACAATGACGTCCACG AATGTTGTAAAATCTGA
- the kazald3 gene encoding LOW QUALITY PROTEIN: kazal-type serine protease inhibitor domain-containing protein 1 (The sequence of the model RefSeq protein was modified relative to this genomic sequence to represent the inferred CDS: deleted 2 bases in 1 codon) produces MLVLLSLCLTFNTCRAFPNQLLDLGTELPDLTSLSDPFLDYDQLDEELGGGGGRSGNGSACGPCEPDLCPETRGCRAGLVPDSCGCCKECANLEGQACDPGDRSVYYGLCGTGMRCQKDPRPAGGLGEEEEEEEEEEEVCVCEEQEAVCGSDGGTYMNMCQFREAAFSKPELKIRGRGPCRTVPIIKVPPQSQVNGSGSSLVFLCEVFAFPMALVEWRKEGRDVVLPGDDPHISVQSRGGPLKFELSSWLQIEGAGPEDSGTYQCIARNNLGSVSAAAVLGVLGSEELSSYLANSVSEMKQLMDTADYDQDFY; encoded by the exons ATGTTAGTCCTCCTGAGTCTCTGTCTCACCTTCAACACTTGTCGGGCCTTCCCCAACCAGCTGCTCGACCTCGGAACCGAGCTGCCCGACCTCACCTCCCTCAGCGACCCGTTCCTGGATTACGACCAGCTGGATGAGGAGCTGGGAGGCGGCGGTGGCCGCAGCGGGAACGGATCCGCCTGCGGACCGTGTGAGCCGGACCTGTGCCCGGAGACCCGCGGATGCCGGGCTGGCCTGGTGCCGGACTCTTGCGGCTGCTGCAAGGAGTGCGCAAACCTCGAAGGTCAAGCCTGCGACCCCGGGGACCGCAGCGTCTATTATGGGCTGTGCGGGACCGGGATGCGGTGTCAGAAGGACCCGCGTCCTGCAGGAGGAttgggagaggaggaggaggaggaggaggaggaggaggag gtgtgtgtgtgtgaggagcagGAGGCGGTTTGTGGCAGCGATGGAGGAACATACATGAACATGTGCCAGTTCAGGGAGGCCGCGTTCTCCAAACCCGAGCTCAAGATCAGAGGGAGGGGGCCCTGCAGGACAG tcCCCATCATCAAGGTTCCTCCTCAGAGTCAGGTGAATGGGTCCGGCAGCAGCCTGGTGTTTCTCTGCGAGGTCTTTGCGTTTCCAATGGCTCTGGTGGAGTGGAGGAAGGAGGGCCGAGATGTCGTCCTGCCCGGAGACGACCCCCACATCTCTGTCCAG TCCCGGGGTGGCCCCCTGAAATTCGAGCTCTCCAGTTGGCTGCAGATTGAGGGGGCAGGGCCAGAGGACTCAGGGACCTATCAGTGCATAGCGCGTAACAACCTGGGATCTGTCTCCGCCGCTGCTGTACTGGGAGTACTGGGATCAG aggagcTGTCGTCCTACCTGGCCAACAGCGTGTCAGAGATGAAGCAGCTGATGGACACTGCAGACTACGACCAGGACTTCTACTGA